One part of the Cherax quadricarinatus isolate ZL_2023a chromosome 13, ASM3850222v1, whole genome shotgun sequence genome encodes these proteins:
- the LOC128688690 gene encoding uncharacterized protein, translating into MVATQAQWPFHYPTHTYNTRYRPAQTTQSTDKNYSFHYHSNVSVRSKFQTQSPTQQYHYSVQFPGHRYHSAQYPVQRYYFSTQPSIHTCHFTSRSPPLYTSNQQPRRIQVSNLSTLYFHRGHQPVRYPSQITILQQSLNLQQPTHYSTHQLVNLLSKHNHTHQLERPQHSAHNFTNELVSPQQPTHNHGHQPSNAKQQTHETTIHLASSQPPKQRLTFKPVSPQQPVSNNTHHHISSQEPVHNHTHQPLEEQQYGYHLDEKTTTATQQQFRHHLTQQPVGKQHPYHHVQPSEKRFKSSWYLQPYRIRQRQHQQKHGEARFDVGQVLFTEATTPTSTFTVPFSISSINTSTKPSTSFVTIEANNSVPNTVISINTIPINSIRTNSSPPGLDVTTTKISRATNTGITSFSPSTVTYNISKPDVSDMLGTDDLKTAITNTTSLLLPAENDSVTSASTMNPSIWPFTMRPVHIVLKTKKNEHILSPVPLPVNCTDNLSKQSNENTEEIFGEETPAILSELDSKRFCHEKKLHENTPVNEMKNVAEITQVAPPLPQITSEDKNANDALITNYADFTFQKSKIPSINESSDSLSLNLDKDNSLLFHNSSPTLNGLSNISAVTKESIKSSETSRIVEVIPPKLTESNIVHPSLVNNNIFRPPVSKIIPAHNRQRNELLEPSDDIPSGPLQLTTTEAFAQIFNESSQPVSAPSSSTETNKSIYLVQKTSKHPHPSDRVRVTPKHIKMVKTIGGTQRERAHYQYPSSLREPVEFSRQAEDQDVTPIQINSQPQYQRVHNNFNHSLQNRMRPQRFLVPRPTIPRRSFQPGVIRRQHQSHPPPSKPQSNSSQGILSQFSPVSGLEFKLLKNIQTQSESNDTNILPQFSPTSGLKFILTQTDNNSSIKFNSNGKENDNVLNLHPDPFHMVSGPTFFSPLPNETQNLQITTEENEGNVYNTSVQIPLNYKKNLTLLTENVNNLKTVTESRMNKKPSLEVNDKNDYPISLVHTLRTVPIHVPETGKIMSTTVLFNVNDQSSTTSPFSTQMVLSRVDETTEKVMQTTSWFPNSHDKVEDNPPMAFTSDGLLTNKESLIRPVSQRREIESATFEEIDNNQERHILLNQSDLLDTLYIKQFTKEAYDKPSSTSVTSDSLDTLHIKQFNKDIYKPSGTSATIAPMANDYSLSSPLNRNEEKLESDILKDLPYFLKGYVTVDISNLHRHNNVAISNSYGNVVYQQKQIMLDDVEDYL; encoded by the exons ATGGTTGCCACTCAAGCTCAATGGCCCTTTCACTacccaacacacacatacaatacaaGGTATAGGCCTGCACAAACCACACAATCCACTGATAAGAATTACAGTTTCCATTACCATTCCAATGTGTCAGTTAGGTCAAAATTCCAAACACAGTCTCCTACTCAGCAGTATCATTATTCAGTTCAATTCCCTGGCCACAGATACCACTCTGCTCAGTACCCTGTCCAGAGATATTATTTTTCAACTCAACCAAGCATACACACTTGCCATTTTACATCTCGGTCTCCGCCACTGTATACCTCCAACCAACAACCAAGGAGGATACAGGTTTCAAACCTGTCTACTTTGTATTTTCACAGAGGACACCAGCCTGTAAGGTACCCATCACAGATTACAATATTACAGCAGTCTCTCAACCTCCAACAACCTACCCACTACTCCACGCACCAGCTTGTCAATCTGCTATCTAAACACAATCACACTCATCAGCTTGAAAGACCCCAACATTCTGCACATAACTTCACTAATGAACTTGTAAGCCCCCAACAACCTACTCATAACCATGGTCATCAGCCTAGCAATGccaaacaacaaacacatgaaACAACCATTCACCTTGCAAGCTCCCAACCACCTAAACAAAGGCTCACTTTTAAGCCTGTTAGTCCTCAACAACCTGTATCTAATAACACTCATCATCATATCAGCTCCCAAGAACCTGTACATAATCACACTCATCAGCCTTTAGAAGAACAGCAATATGGATATCACCTCGATGAAAAAACTACTACAGCGACACAACAACAGTTCAGACATCATCTCACTCAACAGCCAGTCGGGAAACAGCATCCATATCATCATGTTCAGCCTTCAGAGAAAAGATTCAAATCATCATGGTACTTGCAACCTTATCGCATCAG ACAACGGCAACACCAGCAAAAGCATGGAGAGGCACGTTTTGATGTGGGACAAGTTCTCTTCACAGAAGCAACCACACCAACAAGCACATTCACAGTGCCATTCTCAATCAGTTCTATTAATACATCAACTAAGCCTAGCACATCATTTGTTACAATTGAAGCCAACAATTCAGTTCCCAACACAGTTATCTCAATAAATACAATACCTATAAATAGTATAAGAACAAACAGCAGCCCACCTGGTTTAGATGTAACTACAACAAAGATTTCTAGAGCTACAAACACTGGTATAACCAGCTTTTCACCAAGTACTGTAACTTACAATATCAGCAAACCAGATGTTTCAGATATGCTTGGAACTGATGATTTGAAGACTGCCATTACTAACACTACATCACTGCTGTTGCCTGCTGAAAATGATAGTGTTACAAGTGCCTCTACCATGAATCCCTCAATTTGGCCATTCACAATGAGACCAGTACATATTGTTTTAAAGACTAAAAAGAATGAACATATTTTGTCACCAGTCCCTTTACCTGTAAATTGCACAGACAATTTATCTAAACAAAGTAATGAAAATACAGAAGAGATATTTGGCGAAGAAACTCCAGCAATATTATCAGAGCTTGATTCTAAGAGATTCTGCCATGAAAAGAAACTCCATGAGAACACTCCTGTCAATGAAATGAAAAATGTAGCTGAAATCACTCAGGTTGCACCTCCTTTGCCTCAGATAACATCTGAAGATAAAAATGCTAATGATGCACTAATCACCAATTATGCAGACTTCACATTTCAGAAGAGTAAAATTCCCTCCATAAATGAATCCAGTGATAGTCTGTCTTTAAATCTTGATAAAGACAATAGTCTCTTATTTCACAATTCATCTCCTACACTTAATGGTTTAAGTAATATTTCTGCAGTAACCAAAGAAAGTATTAAGAGCAGCGAAACATCTAGGATAGTTGAAGTAATTCCTCCAAAATTAACTGAAAGTAATATTGTGCATCCTTcacttgttaataataatattttccgACCACCTGTTTCAAAAATAATACCTGCTCATAATCGACAAAGGAATGAACTTCTGGAACCAAGCGATGATATTCCTTCAGGACCCTTGCAACTGACTACTACTGAGGCCTTTGCACAGATATTCAATGAATCTTCACAACCAGTTAGTGCCCCCTCATCGTCTACAGAAACAAACAAGAGTATTTATCTTGTACAAAAAACAAGTAAACACCCTCATCCAAGTGACAGAGTTCGAGTTACTCCTAAACATATAAAAATGGTCAAAACTATTGGGGGAACACAAAGAGAAAGAGCCCATTACCAATATCCCTCATCTCTACGAGAACCTGTAGAATTTTCACGTCAAGCAGAGGACCAAGATGTTACACCAATACAAATAAATAGCCAGCCACAATATCAGAGAGTTCACAATAATTTTAACCATTCTTTACAAAACAGAATGAGGCCTCAAAGGTTCCTTGTGCCACGACCTACAATTCCTCGACGTTCCTTCCAGCCAGGAGTTATCAGAAGGCAGCATCAAAGTCATCCACCTCCTTCAAAACCTCAGTCAAATAGTTCTCAGGGAATCCTTTCTCAGTTCAGCCCAGTTAGTGGCTTGGAGTTTAAATTGTTAAAAAATATACAAACACAATCAGAAAGCAATGATACAAATATTTTACCTCAATTTAGTCCAACAAGTGGTCTTAAGTTCATCCTAACACAGACTGATAATAATTCAAGTATTAAATTTAATAGTAATGGCAAAGAAAATGATAATGTTCTCAATTTACATCCTGATCCTTTCCATATGGTTTCTGGTCCCACATTTTTCAGCCCCTTACCCAATGAAACTCAGAATTTGCAAATTACTACAGAGGAAAATGAAGGCAATGTGTATAATACATCTGTTCAGATACCATTAAATTATAAAAAGAATCTTACTTTATTAACAGAAAATGTAAATAATCTGAAAACAGTGACTGAGAGCAGAATGAACAAGAAACCGTCACTGGAAGTCAATGACAAAAATGACTATCCAATATCTCTTGTACATACCTTGAGGACTGTTCCTATTCATGTACCTGAAACAGGAAAAATAATGTCTACTACCGTTTTATTCAATGTAAATGACCAGTCTTCTACTACATCTCCATTTTCAACTCAGATGGTACTATCTAGAGTAGATGAGACGACAGAGAAAGTCATGCAGACCACTTCTTGGTTTCCCAATTCTCATGATAAAGTCGAAGACAATCCTCCCATGGCATTCACTAGTGATGGTTTACTCACTAACAAGGAGTCACTGATAAGGCCAGTAAGTCAAAGGAGAGAAATTGAATCGGCTACTTTTGAAGAAATAGATAATAATCAGGAAAGACATATTCTGCTTAATCAGTCTGACTTACTCGATACTTTGTATATCAAACAATTTACTAAAGAGGCTTATGATAAGCCCTCTAGTACATCAGTTACATCTGACTCACTGGATACTTTGCATATCAAACAGTTCAATAAAGATATTTATAAACCATCTGGTACTTCAGCTACAATAGCACCAATGGCTAATGACTATAGTTTATCTTCACCACTTAACAGAAATGAGGAGAAGCTAGAAAGTGATATCCTAAAAGATCTACCATATTTTCTGAAGGGTTATGTGACGGTAGATATATCTAATTTGCACAGACATAATAATGTGGCTATTAGTAACAGCTATGGAAATGTGGTTTACCAGCAAAAGCAAATAATGTTAGATGATGTAGAAGATTATTTGTAA